One window from the genome of Paraclostridium sordellii encodes:
- a CDS encoding ABC transporter ATP-binding protein encodes MNAIEIRDLSKRLNEFELNIDKLDIKKGYITGFVGPNGSGKTTTIKLIMNMLFKDSGSIKIFEKENDIESLYIKEIIGYVGETPGYMQDSKLKAIKKGISCFYKNWNENIYKRYIKQFKLDENKKYKEFSKGEQKKFELVMELSHNPKLIIMDEPTANLDPLVRNEFLDILQEHIEKEDATVFYSTHITSDLDKVADYLVFIFEGKVILYGDKESILENHKIIRGNKELLDIETKKELIAYNENSFGFEGLAKNIKSAYEVFGEEVIYDNANLEDILMYYTKEC; translated from the coding sequence ATGAATGCCATAGAAATTAGAGATTTGAGCAAAAGGTTAAATGAATTTGAATTAAATATAGATAAATTAGATATAAAAAAAGGATATATAACAGGATTTGTAGGACCTAATGGATCAGGAAAGACCACTACTATAAAACTTATAATGAATATGTTATTTAAAGATAGTGGAAGTATAAAAATATTTGAAAAAGAAAATGATATTGAATCTTTATATATAAAAGAGATAATAGGCTATGTAGGAGAAACACCTGGTTATATGCAAGATTCTAAACTTAAAGCTATAAAAAAAGGGATATCTTGTTTTTATAAAAATTGGAATGAAAATATATACAAGCGATATATAAAGCAGTTTAAATTAGATGAAAATAAAAAATATAAAGAGTTTTCAAAAGGCGAACAAAAAAAATTTGAGCTTGTTATGGAACTTTCACACAACCCTAAATTAATAATAATGGATGAGCCTACTGCAAATTTAGATCCATTAGTTAGAAATGAATTTTTAGATATTTTACAAGAGCATATAGAAAAAGAAGATGCAACTGTGTTTTATTCAACTCATATAACTTCAGATTTAGATAAGGTAGCTGATTATTTAGTATTTATATTTGAGGGAAAAGTAATTCTTTATGGAGATAAAGAAAGTATATTAGAAAATCATAAAATAATAAGAGGAAATAAAGAATTATTAGATATTGAGACAAAAAAAGAGCTTATAGCTTATAATGAAAATTCATTTGGATTTGAAGGGCTAGCAAAAAATATAAAAAGTGCTTATGAAGTTTTTGGAGAAGAAGTAATTTACGATAATGCAAATTTAGAAGACATATTAATGTATTATACAAAGGAGTGTTAA
- a CDS encoding purine-nucleoside phosphorylase: MNNLYEKIIESANYIKTKTDVKPTIGLILGSGLGVLGDEIENPVVISYNEIPNFPVSTVEGHKGQLVIGQLEGKNVIAMQGRFHFYEGYKMQETTFPVRVMKALGVETVFVTNAAGGANKSYKPGDLMIIKDHLNLGGNNPLIGKNDDRLGVRFPDMSTAYTPKYIQLARDCAKKLNIDIKEGVYAFFTGPTYETPAEVKMAQILGGDAVGMSTVPEVIVASHSNLNVIGISCITNMAAGILDQPLNHEEVIETTQRVKEQFLNLVKNIVHNI, translated from the coding sequence ATGAACAACTTATATGAAAAAATAATAGAAAGCGCAAACTATATAAAAACTAAAACAGATGTAAAACCTACAATTGGGTTAATATTAGGTTCTGGACTTGGGGTATTAGGAGATGAAATAGAAAATCCAGTAGTAATAAGTTATAATGAAATACCAAATTTTCCAGTTTCAACAGTTGAAGGACATAAAGGCCAATTAGTAATTGGCCAATTAGAAGGTAAAAATGTTATAGCTATGCAAGGAAGATTCCATTTTTATGAAGGATATAAAATGCAAGAAACAACTTTTCCAGTAAGAGTTATGAAAGCGTTAGGAGTAGAAACTGTTTTTGTAACAAATGCAGCAGGTGGAGCTAATAAATCTTATAAACCAGGAGACTTAATGATAATAAAAGATCATTTAAACTTAGGTGGAAATAATCCTTTAATAGGTAAAAATGATGATAGATTAGGCGTTAGATTCCCTGATATGTCTACTGCATACACTCCAAAATATATACAGTTAGCAAGAGATTGTGCTAAAAAATTAAATATAGATATAAAAGAAGGTGTATACGCATTCTTTACAGGACCAACTTATGAGACTCCAGCAGAAGTTAAAATGGCACAAATATTAGGTGGTGATGCAGTTGGTATGTCAACTGTTCCAGAAGTAATAGTTGCATCTCATAGCAATCTAAATGTTATAGGTATATCTTGTATAACTAATATGGCTGCAGGAATACTTGACCAACCTTTAAATCATGAAGAAGTTATCGAAACTACACAAAGAGTTAAAGAACAATTCTTAAATCTAGTAAAAAACATAGTTCACAATATATAA
- a CDS encoding response regulator transcription factor: MLDILVVEDEAPIRDWIVYTISNISDKFNVVASAQNGKEAYELSLKLKPKVIISDIKMPIMGGIELTKEIKKVYSDIYIVLLTNYAEFSYAKEAISCGVYEYLVKSDIRPKELKEILERINDSINSNETKPQNIVNENNEDEIKYSKAIKKSLEYIDKNYKEHISLHDIANYVYLSHEYFSRLFKEEVGENFSLYLTNYRMKKAEKLLKTTDMKISQISMNVGYSNASYFSKTYKKYKGISPEDDR, translated from the coding sequence ATGTTAGATATATTAGTAGTTGAAGATGAAGCACCAATAAGAGATTGGATAGTTTATACAATCTCAAATATTTCTGATAAATTTAATGTAGTTGCTAGTGCACAAAATGGAAAAGAGGCTTATGAACTTTCATTAAAACTAAAACCAAAAGTAATTATAAGTGATATAAAAATGCCAATTATGGGCGGTATAGAACTTACAAAAGAAATTAAAAAAGTTTATTCTGATATTTATATAGTTTTATTAACAAATTATGCAGAATTTTCTTATGCAAAGGAAGCCATAAGTTGTGGAGTATATGAGTACTTAGTAAAATCTGATATAAGACCAAAAGAATTAAAGGAGATTTTAGAAAGAATTAATGACAGTATAAATAGCAATGAAACTAAACCTCAAAATATAGTTAATGAAAATAATGAAGATGAAATAAAATATTCAAAAGCTATAAAAAAATCCTTAGAATATATAGATAAAAACTATAAAGAACATATATCTTTACATGATATAGCAAACTATGTTTATTTATCTCACGAGTATTTTTCAAGATTATTTAAGGAAGAAGTAGGTGAAAATTTTAGCCTATATCTTACTAACTATAGAATGAAAAAAGCAGAAAAACTGTTAAAGACTACAGATATGAAGATATCTCAAATTTCTATGAATGTAGGATATTCAAATGCTAGTTATTTTTCAAAAACCTATAAAAAATATAAAGGAATATCTCCTGAAGATGATAGATAG
- a CDS encoding GntR family transcriptional regulator: MNINISNTSTIPLYEQIKSQIQNQILDSTLNQGDGLPSIRNLAKELKVSIITIKRAYEELEKEGFIETVTGKGTFVSMQNTSRLREITLYEIENKLEIIVKQAKSAGISLEEGLEIFKSIYEEV; this comes from the coding sequence TTGAATATAAATATTAGCAATACCTCAACTATACCTTTGTATGAACAAATAAAAAGTCAAATACAAAATCAGATTCTAGACTCTACTTTAAATCAAGGAGATGGACTACCATCAATAAGGAATTTAGCAAAGGAATTAAAGGTAAGTATTATAACGATTAAAAGAGCTTATGAAGAGTTGGAAAAAGAAGGGTTTATAGAAACTGTAACAGGTAAGGGGACTTTTGTATCTATGCAAAATACAAGTAGGCTGAGAGAAATAACTTTATATGAAATTGAAAATAAATTAGAAATCATAGTAAAACAAGCTAAATCAGCAGGGATCTCTTTAGAAGAGGGATTAGAAATTTTTAAAAGTATATATGAAGAAGTTTAG
- a CDS encoding thiol-activated cytolysin family protein — MKNKKITKLLACATIALGMSTSTFTSFAQGPNSEDIDNGIANLKYNKNEVLAANGDTIENVVPKEGIKTNNKFIVVERKKKTLTTSPVDISIVDSVTDRTYPGALQTADDSFVENRPNILMCKRKPINISIDLPGMKKDNTVTVQNPTYGNVSGAIDELVSNWSDKNSQTHTLPARTQYLESMVYSKSQISNALNINAKVLDNSLGIDFNAISNGEKKVMIAAYKQIFYTVSAQLPNNPSELFDDSVTFKELVRKGVSNEAPPLMVSNVAYGRTIYVKLETSSKSKDVQAAFKALIKNNSASNSSQYKDIFENSSFTAVVLGGDAQAHNKIITKDFDEIRNVIKDNATFGLKNPAYPISYTSTFLKDNSIAAVHNKTDYIETTSTEYSKGKINLDHSGAYVAQFDVSWDEVSYDKNGNEILTHKVWDGSNQDKTAHFATVIPLEANARNIKVLARECTGLAWEWWRTIIDEKNVPLAPNVNVSVWGTTLYPRTSIDYQTN; from the coding sequence ATGAAAAACAAAAAAATAACAAAGTTATTAGCATGTGCTACAATAGCTTTAGGAATGAGTACTTCTACATTTACAAGTTTTGCTCAAGGGCCTAATAGTGAGGATATAGACAATGGTATAGCTAACTTAAAGTACAACAAAAATGAAGTACTAGCTGCAAATGGAGATACTATTGAAAATGTCGTTCCAAAAGAAGGTATAAAAACAAATAATAAATTTATTGTAGTAGAGCGTAAGAAAAAAACACTTACGACATCTCCAGTAGATATATCAATTGTAGATTCTGTAACAGATCGTACATACCCGGGGGCATTACAAACTGCAGATGATTCTTTTGTTGAAAATAGACCAAATATCTTAATGTGCAAAAGAAAACCAATAAATATTAGTATTGACTTACCTGGTATGAAAAAGGACAATACAGTTACAGTTCAAAACCCAACTTATGGTAATGTATCTGGAGCAATAGATGAATTAGTATCTAATTGGAGTGATAAAAACTCACAAACACATACATTACCTGCTAGAACTCAATATTTAGAATCTATGGTATATAGTAAATCTCAAATTTCAAATGCTCTTAATATTAATGCGAAAGTTCTTGACAATTCACTTGGAATAGACTTTAACGCAATTTCAAATGGAGAAAAAAAGGTTATGATTGCAGCGTATAAGCAAATATTTTATACTGTAAGTGCTCAATTACCAAATAATCCATCTGAGCTGTTTGATGATAGTGTAACTTTTAAAGAGTTAGTTAGAAAAGGTGTAAGCAACGAAGCACCACCACTTATGGTTTCTAATGTAGCTTATGGTAGAACTATTTATGTAAAGCTAGAAACAAGCTCTAAGAGCAAAGATGTACAAGCTGCATTTAAAGCTTTAATAAAGAACAATAGTGCAAGTAATAGCTCTCAATATAAAGATATATTTGAGAATAGCTCATTTACAGCCGTTGTTTTAGGTGGAGATGCTCAAGCTCATAATAAAATAATAACTAAAGATTTTGATGAAATAAGAAATGTAATTAAGGATAATGCAACTTTTGGATTAAAAAATCCTGCATATCCAATTTCTTATACGAGCACATTCTTAAAAGATAATTCAATAGCTGCAGTACATAATAAAACAGATTATATAGAAACTACATCTACAGAATATTCAAAGGGAAAAATAAATTTAGATCATAGTGGAGCTTATGTTGCTCAATTTGATGTATCTTGGGATGAAGTTTCATATGACAAAAATGGTAATGAAATCTTAACTCATAAAGTTTGGGATGGAAGTAATCAGGATAAAACTGCTCATTTTGCAACAGTTATACCACTTGAAGCTAATGCAAGAAATATAAAAGTATTAGCTAGAGAGTGTACAGGACTTGCATGGGAGTGGTGGAGAACTATTATTGATGAAAAGAATGTTCCTTTAGCACCAAATGTTAATGTTTCAGTTTGGGGAACTACATTATATCCAAGAACTAGTATAGATTATCAAACAAATTAA
- a CDS encoding BMP family lipoprotein has protein sequence MKLNYKKIMVLTSLILIIIIAYLKEVNQTKTEIKNNKATKVAIIFNESGLGDKSFNDLCYDGMLKAQEKLEIEFDYAESKSKNDYVKFAREYAKKNEYDLIISVGGEQKKAVQQVSREFSNQKFTIIDSKLDLPNVSSISTNWAQQTFLHGVIAGLELSKDLDENKSAGVILGKELNHLNEGFVGFEAGVKYINPNINVMKAVVDDFSDPAKAKEIALSMYNKGAVYIQQLAGQSGLGVFLAAKQVNKYAFGVDGNQNSFAPDNIVSTATRYANDIIYKEIEAIKYNSWKSGVHKIGLGENVIDYTREGSSVELDSNTIENVEKIKRDIINNDINIPTTNKELSKWVKNNHYKLNE, from the coding sequence ATGAAATTAAACTACAAAAAAATAATGGTATTAACTAGTTTGATATTAATTATTATAATTGCTTATTTAAAAGAAGTTAATCAAACTAAAACAGAAATTAAAAATAATAAGGCAACAAAAGTAGCAATTATTTTTAATGAGTCTGGTTTAGGGGATAAATCTTTTAACGATTTATGTTATGATGGCATGTTAAAAGCACAAGAAAAATTAGAAATTGAGTTTGATTATGCCGAGTCAAAAAGTAAAAATGATTATGTGAAATTTGCTAGAGAATATGCAAAGAAAAATGAGTATGATCTTATAATTTCTGTTGGAGGAGAACAAAAAAAGGCGGTACAACAAGTTTCCAGAGAATTTTCAAATCAAAAATTTACAATAATAGATTCTAAGTTAGACTTACCAAATGTAAGTTCTATAAGTACTAATTGGGCACAACAAACGTTTCTACATGGTGTTATCGCAGGTCTTGAGTTATCTAAAGATTTAGATGAAAATAAATCTGCTGGAGTAATTCTTGGTAAAGAATTAAATCATTTAAATGAAGGATTTGTAGGATTTGAGGCAGGTGTTAAATATATAAATCCAAATATAAATGTCATGAAAGCAGTGGTAGATGATTTTTCAGATCCTGCAAAAGCAAAAGAAATTGCTCTTTCAATGTATAATAAGGGAGCAGTTTATATACAGCAGTTAGCTGGACAATCTGGGTTAGGTGTATTTTTAGCAGCTAAACAAGTTAATAAATATGCATTTGGAGTAGATGGAAATCAAAATTCTTTTGCACCAGATAATATTGTATCAACAGCAACAAGATACGCAAACGATATAATATACAAAGAAATAGAAGCTATAAAATATAACTCATGGAAATCAGGAGTACATAAAATTGGCCTAGGAGAAAACGTTATCGATTATACAAGAGAAGGCTCAAGTGTTGAATTAGATTCAAATACTATTGAAAATGTTGAAAAAATCAAAAGGGATATAATAAACAATGATATAAATATACCCACAACCAATAAAGAATTAAGTAAATGGGTTAAGAATAATCATTATAAATTAAATGAATAA
- a CDS encoding pyrimidine-nucleoside phosphorylase: MRVYDIISKKRDNKELSKDEIEFFIEKYTNGDIPDYQASALLMAIYINGFSKEETANLTMAMVNSGDVVDLSMIEGIKLDKHSTGGVGDKTSLILVPMVCAAGGKVAKLSGRGLGHTGGTLDKLESIPGFNISVEEEKFKDMVKNAGLVIAGQTQNLVPADKKIYALRDVTATVDSIPLIAASIMSKKIASGSDAILLDVKYGEGAFMKTAEDAKKLATAMVNIGNSLGRKTSAAITLNGEPLGYAIGNALELKEVIEVLKGKGPEDLRELCLQLGAQMLKIGGIEPDTKKGREKLEKVLSDNSALSKLRELAVLQGGDPSVIDNPKLFEIAPLTYEVKANKEGYVYDLNAEKVGIASLLTGAGRHTKDDELDYGAGIILKKKMGDYVKEGDVLATLYSSDKDKFEKAEEQLQEAYDIQNEKPEKSFIIHEIIG, encoded by the coding sequence ATGAGAGTATACGACATAATTTCAAAAAAAAGAGATAATAAAGAATTATCTAAAGATGAAATAGAATTTTTTATAGAAAAATATACTAATGGAGATATACCTGATTATCAAGCATCTGCATTATTAATGGCAATATATATAAATGGATTTAGTAAAGAAGAAACAGCAAATCTTACTATGGCAATGGTTAATTCAGGTGATGTAGTAGATTTAAGTATGATAGAAGGCATAAAACTAGATAAACATAGTACTGGAGGAGTAGGAGATAAAACTTCTCTTATATTAGTACCTATGGTTTGTGCAGCTGGAGGAAAGGTTGCTAAATTATCAGGAAGAGGTCTTGGACATACTGGAGGAACACTAGATAAATTAGAATCTATACCAGGATTTAATATTTCTGTTGAAGAAGAAAAATTTAAAGATATGGTAAAAAATGCAGGTTTAGTTATAGCCGGACAAACTCAAAACTTAGTACCAGCAGATAAAAAAATATATGCATTAAGAGATGTTACTGCAACTGTTGATAGCATACCTTTAATAGCTGCAAGTATAATGAGTAAAAAAATAGCTTCAGGTTCAGATGCGATATTACTAGATGTTAAATATGGTGAAGGAGCTTTTATGAAAACTGCAGAAGATGCTAAAAAATTAGCAACTGCTATGGTAAACATAGGAAACAGTTTAGGTAGAAAAACATCAGCTGCAATAACATTAAATGGAGAACCTTTAGGATATGCAATAGGTAATGCGCTTGAATTAAAAGAGGTTATAGAAGTGTTAAAAGGTAAAGGACCTGAAGATTTAAGAGAATTATGCTTACAACTAGGGGCTCAAATGCTTAAAATTGGGGGAATCGAGCCAGATACTAAGAAAGGAAGAGAAAAACTTGAAAAAGTTTTAAGTGATAATTCAGCTCTTTCTAAATTAAGAGAGTTAGCAGTTCTTCAAGGTGGAGATCCAAGTGTTATAGATAATCCAAAATTATTTGAAATAGCACCTCTAACTTATGAAGTAAAGGCTAATAAAGAAGGTTATGTTTATGACCTAAATGCAGAAAAAGTAGGTATAGCATCATTACTTACAGGTGCAGGTAGACATACAAAAGATGATGAACTTGATTATGGTGCAGGAATAATTCTTAAAAAGAAAATGGGAGATTATGTTAAAGAAGGAGATGTATTAGCAACTCTATATTCAAGTGATAAAGATAAATTTGAAAAAGCTGAAGAGCAATTACAAGAAGCTTATGATATACAAAATGAAAAGCCAGAAAAAAGTTTTATTATACATGAAATAATTGGCTAA
- the deoC gene encoding deoxyribose-phosphate aldolase yields MDKKVILSTVDHTLLKQTATWEDIKVICEDAMKYEVASVCIPPSFVKKAKDFVGDKMKVCTVIGFPNGYNTTAVKVFETVDAIKNGADEIDMVINLGMVKEKKFNEVTKEIKAIKEACKYKILKVIIETCLLTEEEKIQMCKCVTDAKADFIKTSTGFSTGGATLEDIILFRANIGSEVLIKAAGGIKDLDTAKVFIENGAKRLGTSSIIKIINNEEVIGY; encoded by the coding sequence ATGGATAAAAAGGTAATTTTAAGTACAGTAGATCACACTTTATTAAAACAAACAGCTACTTGGGAAGATATAAAGGTAATTTGTGAAGATGCAATGAAATATGAAGTAGCATCAGTTTGTATACCTCCATCATTTGTAAAAAAGGCAAAGGATTTCGTGGGAGATAAAATGAAGGTTTGTACAGTAATAGGATTTCCAAATGGATATAACACAACTGCAGTTAAAGTATTTGAGACTGTAGATGCTATAAAAAATGGTGCAGATGAAATAGATATGGTTATAAACCTAGGAATGGTAAAAGAAAAGAAATTTAATGAAGTTACAAAAGAAATAAAAGCTATAAAAGAAGCATGTAAATATAAAATTTTAAAAGTAATTATAGAAACTTGTCTATTAACTGAAGAAGAAAAAATTCAAATGTGTAAATGTGTAACAGATGCTAAAGCTGATTTTATAAAAACTTCTACAGGATTTAGCACAGGTGGAGCTACACTAGAAGACATAATACTTTTTAGAGCAAATATAGGTAGTGAAGTATTAATAAAAGCAGCTGGAGGAATAAAAGACTTAGACACAGCTAAAGTATTTATAGAAAATGGAGCAAAGAGACTTGGGACAAGCTCGATTATAAAAATAATAAATAATGAAGAAGTAATAGGGTACTAA
- the fsa gene encoding fructose-6-phosphate aldolase: MKIFIDTANIDEIKEANTWGIVDGVTTNPSLIAKEGRDLQEVINEICSIVDGPISAEVISLEADKMVEEAMELVKLHKNIVIKIPMCIEGLKAVKILSEKGIKTNVTLIFSPQQALLAAKAGATYVSPFVGRLDDIGTTGVNLISDIATIFEVHEMNTQIIAASIRNPIHVSECAMAGSDIATVPFNVLKQMSKHPLTDIGIAKFLSDYEKQGK, encoded by the coding sequence ATGAAAATATTTATAGATACAGCTAATATAGATGAAATAAAAGAAGCTAATACTTGGGGAATTGTAGATGGTGTAACTACAAATCCATCTCTTATAGCTAAAGAAGGTAGAGACCTTCAAGAAGTAATAAATGAAATATGTTCCATAGTAGATGGACCTATAAGTGCAGAGGTAATAAGTTTAGAAGCTGACAAAATGGTTGAAGAAGCTATGGAATTAGTTAAATTACATAAAAATATAGTTATAAAAATACCAATGTGTATAGAAGGATTAAAAGCCGTTAAAATATTAAGTGAAAAAGGAATAAAAACTAATGTTACATTAATATTTTCACCACAACAAGCATTACTTGCAGCAAAAGCGGGAGCAACTTACGTTAGCCCATTTGTTGGAAGATTAGATGATATAGGAACTACAGGAGTAAATCTTATAAGTGATATAGCTACTATATTTGAGGTACATGAAATGAATACACAAATAATTGCGGCTAGTATAAGAAATCCAATTCATGTTTCAGAATGTGCTATGGCTGGTTCTGATATTGCTACAGTACCATTTAATGTATTAAAGCAAATGTCTAAGCATCCTCTAACTGATATAGGTATAGCTAAATTTTTAAGTGATTACGAGAAACAAGGAAAGTAA
- a CDS encoding ABC-2 transporter permease, with protein MENIINLTKMSFNNLTSIFKNTGMVLLIWLVIAIINPSFLSMLFAMGGYLLLYQIMAYEDMYKIDNLISSLPVKKSEYVISRYVLGITISVISIIFLTIFYLITNMINSNNIPLDIYILIGVISSVISISSIIPIVIKFGVTKGRLIVLIIFMLIGGLTMGIAGILCEEPQILKLSLSMVDRFGLPFIVLVLSAIILLISITISLKLYNKKELI; from the coding sequence ATGGAGAATATAATAAATCTTACTAAAATGAGTTTTAATAACTTAACATCTATATTTAAAAATACAGGTATGGTTTTATTAATTTGGTTAGTAATAGCTATAATTAACCCTTCTTTTTTAAGTATGCTATTTGCTATGGGAGGGTATCTCCTTTTATATCAAATTATGGCTTATGAGGATATGTACAAGATAGATAATTTAATTTCATCACTTCCTGTTAAGAAAAGTGAATATGTAATTTCTAGATATGTTTTAGGAATAACTATATCAGTAATTTCAATAATATTTTTGACTATATTTTACCTTATTACAAATATGATAAACTCAAATAATATTCCCTTAGATATTTACATTTTAATAGGAGTAATTTCTTCAGTAATTTCAATATCATCTATAATACCTATAGTTATTAAATTTGGAGTTACAAAGGGAAGATTAATAGTTTTAATAATATTTATGTTAATAGGTGGATTAACTATGGGAATAGCAGGAATATTATGTGAAGAGCCACAAATACTTAAACTATCTTTAAGTATGGTAGACAGATTTGGATTACCTTTTATAGTTTTAGTATTAAGTGCTATAATATTACTAATTTCAATTACAATAAGTTTGAAACTATATAATAAAAAAGAATTAATATAG
- a CDS encoding NupC/NupG family nucleoside CNT transporter, producing MSVILNIIGIALLLGGLYLVSPNKKDVKKKMILKALVIQVILAFLLLKFPLGRIAVEKISDFVTVVLSYGAKGLGFVFGPLADAGAPTGMIFGIQVLGNIIFISALVAALYYIGLIGFVVKIIGGAIEKVLGTSKVESFVAVANMFLGQTESPILVSKYLSGMSESEIMLVLISGMGSMSATVLGGYAGLGIPMQYLLIGGALVPLGSIIVSKIILPEKVREVVTVNTVTVDNGEEVDTESEVEFAATVINSDEVTIDNKGNNSNIMEAISQGANDGMNMALGIGASLVAIIALVALVNGGLGLIGLSLEGILSYVFAPIGFFMGIPKESVLTAGQLLGSKLALNEFVAFGELGPMLPHLDYRTGLMMAISLTGFANISSMGICISGISVFCPEKRGQLAELAFRGMIGGFCVSVLSSLIVGAIVAL from the coding sequence ATGTCGGTAATATTAAACATAATTGGGATAGCGCTATTACTAGGTGGTTTATATCTTGTATCACCTAATAAAAAAGATGTAAAAAAGAAAATGATATTAAAAGCTTTAGTAATCCAAGTTATATTAGCATTTTTATTATTAAAGTTTCCACTTGGAAGAATAGCTGTTGAAAAAATTTCAGATTTTGTAACAGTAGTATTAAGTTATGGGGCAAAAGGGTTAGGATTTGTATTTGGACCTTTAGCAGATGCAGGAGCTCCTACAGGTATGATATTTGGTATTCAAGTTTTAGGTAATATAATTTTCATATCAGCATTAGTTGCAGCACTTTATTATATAGGTCTTATAGGATTTGTAGTTAAAATAATTGGAGGTGCAATAGAAAAAGTATTAGGAACAAGTAAAGTTGAAAGCTTTGTTGCAGTTGCTAATATGTTTTTAGGACAAACAGAGTCACCTATTCTTGTAAGTAAATACTTATCAGGTATGAGTGAAAGTGAAATAATGTTAGTTTTAATATCAGGTATGGGAAGTATGTCAGCGACAGTTCTTGGTGGATATGCAGGACTTGGGATTCCTATGCAGTATCTTTTAATAGGTGGAGCTTTAGTGCCATTAGGAAGTATAATAGTTTCAAAAATAATTCTTCCTGAAAAAGTACGTGAAGTTGTCACTGTAAATACTGTTACTGTAGACAATGGAGAAGAAGTTGATACTGAATCTGAAGTTGAATTTGCAGCAACTGTAATAAATAGTGATGAAGTTACAATAGATAATAAAGGTAATAATAGTAATATAATGGAAGCTATTTCTCAAGGAGCTAATGATGGTATGAATATGGCACTTGGAATAGGGGCATCTTTAGTAGCTATAATAGCTTTAGTAGCATTAGTTAATGGTGGGCTTGGGCTTATAGGATTATCACTAGAAGGCATACTATCATATGTTTTTGCACCAATAGGTTTCTTTATGGGAATACCAAAAGAAAGTGTATTAACAGCAGGTCAATTACTAGGAAGTAAATTAGCTTTAAATGAGTTCGTTGCATTTGGTGAATTAGGACCTATGTTACCACATTTAGATTATAGAACTGGATTAATGATGGCAATATCACTAACTGGATTTGCAAATATATCTAGTATGGGTATTTGTATATCAGGAATATCAGTTTTCTGTCCTGAAAAAAGAGGTCAATTAGCAGAGCTTGCATTTAGAGGTATGATTGGTGGATTTTGCGTTAGTGTTTTAAGTTCATTAATAGTAGGAGCTATAGTAGCATTATAA
- a CDS encoding pyridoxamine 5'-phosphate oxidase family protein, with protein MFKEMRRKKRELELNDIEKILENGEYGNLATVSEDGYPYSLPISYVYYDDSIYFHCAKKGHKLDNIVYNKKVSFSVVGDTEVLPDKFSTKYESVIIFGEAVEVDKEEKEIVLLKLIEKYSKDFLEEGKKYISKAKDATNIVKIKIIHMTGKGIR; from the coding sequence ATGTTTAAAGAAATGAGAAGGAAAAAAAGAGAACTAGAATTAAATGATATAGAAAAAATATTAGAAAATGGAGAATATGGTAATCTTGCAACTGTAAGTGAGGATGGATATCCATATAGTTTACCTATTAGTTATGTATATTATGACGATAGTATATATTTTCACTGTGCAAAAAAAGGCCATAAACTAGATAATATAGTATACAATAAAAAGGTTTCTTTTAGTGTTGTTGGAGATACTGAAGTTTTACCAGATAAGTTTAGTACAAAGTATGAAAGTGTTATAATATTTGGAGAAGCTGTGGAAGTTGATAAAGAAGAAAAAGAAATAGTATTATTAAAACTTATAGAAAAATATTCTAAGGATTTTTTAGAAGAAGGAAAAAAATACATATCTAAAGCTAAAGATGCTACAAATATAGTTAAAATTAAAATAATACATATGACAGGAAAAGGAATCAGATAA